A region of the Antedon mediterranea chromosome 4, ecAntMedi1.1, whole genome shotgun sequence genome:
TTCAACAATTCGTGTTATATATAAATTCGATTGGaaactatttttttatactattgcttttgaaatacaacagcgccacctatttgGTACTTTCGTTACATATTAtgttattgtacatttttagagagaTATATATGTAGTAATTCagatcaaaaaggcatttaaattaactttagatcgtttttaggattttgattaattagcTTCACCCTTGCAGGGTTTCAGAACTGCCTCTTCCATAACTTCGCAGCTCTTGCAGGCGTTTGCTGCTCTTTTCATATATAGCAAATATATTGTCTGGAGCATGTCCACTATCGAATCAACTCCCGTGCCCTTGAAGGCATCTTTGACGGCAAATTCGAAACGATGACTCACACAATGGATCACCACCAGCCACGGAGCAGGTATCTCTCATTTTAATCGGGATGCTATTCCATTTGCGCTTCCCATATTCACATTCACACCATCAGCACAGAAACCAACAATGGGTCAATCTTGCAATACACGGAGCAGAATCTCAGTTAAGCCCAAAGCATGTGCGTGTTGAATATTTCGTACAGACAATATACGGGTTACAACTTCAGCATTATTTACATGAGTAACATAAACAAGTTCTTTTTCAAGATTTGAAACATCAGTAGAGTCATCGGACAATATCGAGATGTATTGGGCTTTCGTAATCAAGTTGAGGGAGTCATTTTCCAGTACTGTACCTTCCTGATTAACTCAGTAAATTCCTTACATTTTAATTCAGTTAAGGTAAGTATTCCCAAGTGGAACCTTGTGTCGAATTTCCAATTGGGCAATGCGTGGAAATTTGCTAAACACGATTTCTTCCATGGCCATCAACTTCTTAACCCTCTAGCGGTCTTCAGCCTCACCCTTGGCCATGCCAATGTGTGTTTGGGCGTATAATTCCGCACGTGTGAATAGGTCTCGGCTCATGTTCATTGCCCTTATATGTTGTTCCGATTTTCTATGTATGTTAATTTGGTCCCGTTTCTGTGTTTTGTTCTGTGAGACCATCGACAAAGGCTATGCTAAAATTCCAGTATCTTCTTAACTTGTTCACGTGCAATGCACACTCAGAGCAccacatttttttcaggtactCGCCCTCACTTTCTAATTTAAAGCCATCGCTTAAAATCAGGATCTTGTCATTTTTTTGCAGTTACAATTCGTACACCTTTTTTTGGAGTCGCCAATTTAGTTAGAGATGACCTCAACAAATTAACATCGATGACCAGCGTTTGTTATTTTCGGCCTCTTCTATAAATAGGAAATTTGCACATTGTGGGCCCTTTCGTGCTGTCAACGAACTAATTAGTATTTTTTGCACAACTAATAAATATAGACAATCAATAAAAGCcacaaaaatttaattaataccaGTTTTTACCGCATTTTTCAGGATAATTCCTTGCAATCTTAGTAAAGTCAACTTGGTGTTTTCCCATTAACAAACAACGTCACATGTTCTTGGTTGAATGAGACAAAACATATCCTaagaattttacaatgttgggATGAGGAATAAACGAAAGCATCATATTTACTTTTCGAAATATTGTCTCTAAGCTTCTGATCACTGAGGCCTtcataatttttacatttttttacagcTGCATTACCTTTACGATACCGATAAAGctgaaaacatttaaaagacCAATTTCCAATTGTAGTCTTCAAATTGACTGTCTATTCGTGGAATGTGAATATAAAAATTTAGTCTTATGTTAGTAAATTACTGTATAGCTTGACATCGCATCTCCTGATCTTGTTTTAGTCTAAACTTCAGATATTCTgcttttcttttttcatttatttccttTGCCTGTTTCTGATCTGTTTCCATTACAACAGATTTAATTGTCGCTCATCCTTAATAACTACTTGCttacaaacataataataacatgtTTCACTTCTTCCTTTCCTCGATCCAGGTCTCAAAACGTGgacttatttttaaactttaaaggCATATCAAACTTTTTTCCAGGTACAAAATTCTTTTCATTGATGTTGCAATCCATGTTAAAATGCAGTCTGATAggaattatcttttttttttatcgtcTTCAGTGATATTCAGCCTAATATATTGAGATAAATAACATTTAAGAAACAAGTTGGAAAACTTTGATTATATAGTGATTAACTAATTAAACCTTGGAAATATCCAGGTACTTTTTCAAATGGAGATCACACTTTTTTAATGTGATTAATATTTGGGGTTAAATGGGACGTGGGGTTGAACATGACATTTTGGTTTGGTTTGAAGGCGTATAAGCGAGATACCGACGTGTGGAGGTAAAAAGGTATCATGAACGGAAGAATTTGTAAAGATCGacgtaagtaaaataaaaagcCAATGTACAAAGGGCTATTACACAACATAGATTTTAAGGCAAGActaatgtaatgtacagtacattgagATAACCTTCACACCACTCCTGCAAATTTTGGCACGAGCATTCTCTTCTCTTCAGTTTTTTCCAGTGAAATCCGCGTTATAATATTTCTCAACCAttatatttaattcaaaacaaagATGCCAAAGTaagtttaattgtattttaatacagTGTAGGCCGCTACAAATGCTAAAGCGGAGCGCGTCGTTCTTAACACCTGGACGCGTTCCACAGTGCGTACTACTGTTTGAAAGACGGAACAATTATATTTCTCACTTATATTGACCTACAACTTGAAGACCAATATTATGGTGAGTATACTTTACGTTGTAGTAATTTATTGTAGTTAAGTAACTAAACCAAGAGACTATAGCAATCTCTTTATTAGCGATGAGGATTAAAATttaacgcaatttttttctGGCGAAATATGACGCTGAAAATACGCGAATCTGGACGTGCGTTTACCTTCAACGTAGATCGCCCCTCGCCAATTCATAACCGCCTCGAGGATAAGGACCTGAAGTTCATGTTCTctctttttatatttaatatttgacaATTGAACGATTGGCATATACTAGATGAAACTGTAATATAAGAATATTACCGTATTATTATTCATGCTCGTGACATGAATGGGTTTTGTATGTTAACCCGCTGGACCTGTGATTCCAGAGCGAAACAAGCCCTGTTTCATGTCCGATTTCGGAAAATATACGATTAGGTTAGGCTAGGAAGTATTAATTAAGTAGTTCATATTAGTGGGCCAGTTGTTTACTTCGCTTCTTCACTGGAAGTCGACAGTGTTCGAagaatttattcatttattttattagtttagtAGGAAGTGCaaaaaatcagtttaaaaaaaatttcatttgagATGGCCGATGAAGCAATTTTGTAAGCaacatttaataaagatatagGATGCCAATTTTTCAATTCTTTTCTTGATTTATTTGCCTTTGGGATTAGAGTGATTGCTCCCTGTTTTTGAGTGACTGAAAGGTTACAAGTTTTAAAGCCATATTTCAAAGAATGAAGAAGTAGAGCACCTAGTTTTTCGTAGTTCTGGTTAATACGTTTAACTCTGCATCAACATCAAAGTTGACCTCTTCGGGCACAAGAATGGTTTCCCCACTTTCTAGAACAATGTCAATTGGGTatcttaaaagaaaaaaaaagtataaacaaTTGACAATAACTATGGAATATTGTATAATCTCTGAGCAGCAGTGGTCTGAAATTTACATACCCATTGGAATCATCAATACCAATAACGATTCCTTCTTTTTCTGTAGATTCCGACGcctaaaaaatacaatttaataacaGAATGTACTCCGACTTTTTGCATTAATACAATGTACCCGCCAAAGTACAATTGTCATGTTTTACGAAGGCCAACAATGTCTACTAATCATTTTCCATTGTCACACTAATATGCATGAACgtagtatattaatatattaaattcataTTTACTTCAATTTTGCTCGACAGCGTCGAAACCAACCGATTACTCTCTTTTATAAGGGCAGTTATTGAAACGTTTTTCCCAATAACTAGTTGGTTTGCCTCCGCGGCCACTTGCCCCCAGAGTACGATATCCATGTTTACGTCATCGCACTCCAGTTTAATACTCTTTCTTTTATACTTTGATGTTGAAACATATTCGCCAAGCtaaataaaaaggaaaacaagTAAACAAACTTTTGGTTATTAGCAAGAAACTTTAAAATTAGCAGATAAATTAAACTTAAACGACATATTAATCACTTCTGTAACGTCTCCATTTAAACTTAATCGCCTCTTAACTGGGAGCCCTTTGGCTTCCGCCATGGAAAGATAATTCTATTCTATTCACATCAGTTGTGATGAACCGGTCTCCCACCGCTAAAGCGAGGGCTTTTTGAGTCACGTCGCTCCCCAGGTTTCCATTTATATAACATGGGATGATTTGTCCGCTTTCATCATCTTTAGTTATGCTTTCGCTTATCATCCCCATTATATAACTGGTTTCCGCGtctcttttttttctctcaGTAAATTTTTCAACGACAATGAGCTTGCATGTTGATTTCTTTGTTGCCATCATGAAGCGTTGATTCAATATGCGAAAACCATCGAAAAGATCTGCTTTTAAATGCTCAACCACTAAAATGTTGCGCTATTTTCAGCATAATTTAaactaataatttaaataataataataaaccaaaTGGATAGACTTACCAGACcttatgttatttaaaattatcatGAATAAACAATTGTGCCAAAGATCTTAGAATTTTGAATGCTAAACGAAAAGGTGGCGCTTGTAATAGGACctatttaaataatgaaaatcaaTTTGCATAGTGCACCAACGCATGTAACACCAGCGTGTATTAAATCCTATTccactgtattttttttttgcataaatTGCATGCCATAGTTGAGTGACCAAAAGATTGTAATAGTTAGTAAGATATCTGCAGTGTTTATCATACCGTCGTGCAAACCAAATGCAAACCTTTTTTTgccattttataataataattttctgatGTTATTCTACATGAAATTGTGCTTCCAATGATGTAACCATTTCTTGTGTACCATTTTTTTGGGGGTAGggtctatattttttattcaactaccacactatattttttataatatatattaaatattatataatcttGTACTTTACCAATGATTACTAATATAATTTAAGGTAGTTTACAATGACAATACATGAAACATTGAAAATCAAAGTATATTAACCctaattaaagataaatacatttttattatattacaagtATGACATTTAAGGTGAAATAAAAGTTATTAGTTTAgaccaaaaaatgtattaaataaaaaataataataataaataaatcaaattgtcagacaattggtttttggtttcatttaaccatttattttgtctatttGTTAAATGACTACTTTTCTTTTTATCTatggaaatatatttttattaagttatgacttaattaatcttcatttttcatgttttaaccATTTGAAAAGGCAGTGCTCCAATTTTGACAGGTTGATTGTAACAAAAATGAACGTACTGTACTAATTAAAATTGCAATGCTCATGATTAATTGTAACAAAGTTTGTTAGCTCTAGGTTTGTTATTAGTCTTTTCTTACCTAACGTAGACAGGTGCAGTCCATCAGACGATAGTAGGCTTTTGTCAATGCTATTGTCACGGTATTTAAAATTACGATCATTACTTACGAATATTGGACCATTTTCCTCAGTGACATTCTGTAGAATTGTATTTAGTGAGTCCAGTTTCATCTGATCATGTTTACGATCTATTCTCGGCGGGATGCTGGCTACTTTGACTGATTCTGCTTTGTTTTTAGCTATTTCAATTACGCCAGAAATTCTAAAGTCTTTTCAGACAACACGTCATACTATTGAAATTTCGCTAGCCGGATCCATCTTATCCAAATTTTCTTTAAGGCTCGAGAAATTTGCTCCTTTACCACCTGGATATTCATAGTATCATCTGGAGGTATCGTGTCACCAATCAGCGAGTACGTCGCCTATCAACACCTTCATTTTTACCCTTTTTGAAATATCAACATTCTTTACACATTAAACatccttctcaaccgtgacgagttgtaaacaatcctaattagcatcaggtataatgcatactcgtggtttgaaatctttgtttacgtTCGCTCTCGaagattttccagacgaaatgtaatcaaattaatttatctgttaattacgtaaacttgttgtttttggctcaaatttttgacttataataactttaatattacttttatatggccaatttaaatttagaatattttgaccttcatattttgtgtttcaagagacaatacaatacaatgacAAAGTCCATGAGACATACACGTCAATCACCTGGCAGATTAAAACTTAATTCTAAttggtaattaataataataataataataataataataataataaaacaacagcTATTTACGGATTTGAAATCAACAGAAAAAAGTGCACATGGTGGTAGTGAAAATTAGATGATGTGTGCGGACATTTTATACATTGCTGCGGAAACACGTCGTTAATTGTTCGCCTTAGATAGTCTGTAACTAAGCGAACATCCCAAATTTGTGCATATTTTGGAGTCGGTGGGTTAAAATTGAATAACCCTTTCATAAATCGTTTCAGTTCGATAGACTCCTTCATGTTTATATCTAAGATTTCGAGAAAGTTTACAATTACGCTTTTCGCCGTACTGATAGTAAgtactagtagtactatcagTAGTATTATCGCTTAAAGAATTTACCATAAAAATTCAAAGTAGCATTGTTATTAGCATTATTGTCCTCAAGTAGGCTTCAAACCTTATATAATTTCACATTTACAAATATGAATATCGAGAATGAAGCAATCACCTTTTACATTTGTACATTACTAAAAACTAGCAGACCAAACAATACAGGTCAACTGGTGGTTTTCCACAAAGACCCTGCCCTATGTCTGGTCAGAACAATTCTAAAGTACAGGAAAAAAACTAGTAAATTAAGGGAAAATAAGGACATATTTTTTATATGTCATAAGAAACCGTATGCCGAGGCATCAAAAGACACAATTGCTCGATGGATAAGGACAGGTTTATCAGAAGCAGGAGTAGATACAACAAAATTTAAAGCCCATTCGGTTTGAGCGGCTGCATCTCCATCAGCAAAATTAAGGAATAAACCTGATAAATAGCCTAAGCCCTCGTCCTTCAGCTTTATCATGAAATCGAGGACGTGACCGGTTTCCACGTTGACCGTCTCCAGGATTGCTGCAGTATTGCTTATTCCTTTGTTGTAGAGTTCCCGCCCTGATAGCCTGCAGGCAAAAAAGTTAAGTCTGTTATAAAGGGGATGACAATCATCTGAAGGCATGTTTGGTATTCTTAAACCTCAGTGGTTCCCCAACCATCATTGATAGTAATTTAGGATGCCAATACTGTGTTGGCCAGTTTGGGACCACCATGATAACTATGGAATTATCTGTCAATATTTTTTGCAAACATCTACCTATAAGGCAGAACGGCGGAAAAGCATAGAGCTTGGCAGAGGACCAATTTTGTAGAAATGCATCGATACCAATTGAATCTGGATCTGGTTTCCATGATATATATTTTGGGAGCTGTGTATCCAGTTCGCCGAATGTTTTAGtgatttttataaacaattctTTGTTAGCATCCATTCTGTCTCATCTTTAAACTGACGAGATTTTGCATCAGCTATTGTATTATCTCTACCTGGGAGGTATTCTACACTTATCCAAAAATTGTTCTCAATGCACCAGGACCAGAtggcttttgaaattttattgcACGCAATTGATTTTGCGCCGCCCATGTTGTTTATGTAAGCTACTGCCGTGGTATTTGTTTCGATATTCAAACTGATAAAAAAACTTGTGCACTCGGATTGACTTGAATAGTGGATTTATTGTGTCCCAACTGATTATCTCAAGTAGGTTGTTCGAACctatcaataaaatacaaatacaatactaCGTACCTCACCATTCCACGAGACGCTTGTCAAGTGGGGAGGAGGGACGGTTACCAACACCACTAGTCTATTACGTGACTAGCTTACCTGGATGAACCGACATAGGCCAGAATACCACCGTACTAGGCATCTAGTCGGTGGTGGGCTGACAAGAAGAGGTAATTTGATTAACATACCTGTTTACTGTGGCTTCAGCACAGTGTGTGCTACTGGTGCCATGTTTTGAGGTCTTGGAGGTAGAAAACTGTGAACGTTGTATGCGATCGCCATCATGCTGCTTGTAGTACGTCTGCTAGCGGAACACCCGAGAACAGGGCCCATGACGCAGCCATACCCCGTACTTGATGCATGTGTGCAGGTGGAGGTGTTTGAGACGCCGAGTAGCCTGCCTGGATCGCGGCGACGATCCACCTAGCAATGGTGACCTTTGATGCCGGACCGAATGACAGGATTGTGACGCAGAAGAGGTGAGAGAGCTTCTCTCGTACGTCCTTGGTTCTTTATGCCTTTAATTAAAGACTCAGTAACCCCATTTTGCCAAGGAGCATCCGGCGTACTATATGTCCACTTAACATTATACTCCAGCGACAATTTCTTGAGTGTCTCATGCATTGCTGCCAGCTGTGACCCACAGTCCATAAATACTTCTGCTGGATATCCTCTTATCGCAGAAAACCTCCTAAATATTTTCTGCACTGCACCCTCACTGTAGTCAACCGCCAAATCGAGATGCAAAGCTCTAGTCACTAGACAGTTTAGTATCACTCTGAATGGGCCGAACAGATCACACCCTACATAAGTCCACGGGGGTGACGGTTTTAGTGATCCCATAATTTGTTCCTGCACTTTCCCTTCAAGACGTCTGCAGCCCATACACTTGTTTCTTACTGATGATACTATGCGCCTAAATCGGATTATCCAATATTTTGCTCTAACCTTTGCCATAGTAGTGCTCACTCCACTGTGAGATAATTTATGTACCTTCTCGATATACAACTAAGAAAACGTATGGTCTGTTGGAAGTAGAGGTACTAGTTTGTTATTGTAACTGAAATGAACATGGTTCTTGATTCTCTCTCCCACTACCACGATTCCATCTTCGTCTATCATCGGTCCTAAGCTACCATATTTGTTTGTAAATGCTACTGCCGTTTTAATCTTTAAGTCTCTTATCGGGCGTTGTACGGTCTTGATCCAATACCGTTCGGCTTCATATATGTCGTTCTCGTTCAAATCTATTACAGCGGACTTAAAGCTTTTTTGCTTTGCTATGCGTTTAACCTTGGCGGttgtttttaacaatttgtCGAAGCTTCCAAATCTTTTAATGTTAATAGGGCTTTCTATCTAGATTGGCCATTGCTCTAAAGGATTTCTCATGAATTCTGGCCCCTGGAACCACTGTTTATTCTCTTCTAAACATTTGCTCATAATACTCCTAGAAATAATATCTGCAATGTTATCTTTCAGCGATCCTAATTCTTCTTtcaatttactgtatttaactCCTTATTTAGGTCAACATAtgacaaacattttttaaaaaggcgATGTAGAAGGAACATACgtcagaaaaaaaaaccatggaTTTCAAATTCTTTAATTAAGTCAATTGATACAAGAAATtcctatatataaaaaatatataaaatctaaaaaaaaaaccctcccAAATTGAAATATATCAGATACAGAAATAAATTAACTAAATTGCTCAAGTATGCCAAGAAAAAGTATTACACCAACAAATTTGAATGAGTTAGCCATtggacttttttttttatctatcgAAGGCCTTTGACACCATAAATCATAATATTCTTATTTATAAGCTCCAACATTATGGTGTCAGAGGTCTTCctcttaaattaattaaaagctACCTATCAAATCGTTATCAACTTACCTCTTTTAATTCTGTAGATTCTCCCTTGTTACCATTATCATCTTCGATGACGACACCAATATATTTTATTCtcataaaaacaacaatgtattatttcaaacaataaatGTTGAACTCGTTAAAGTATCTGATTGGTTTaagttaaataaattatgtttaaatacttctaaaactaattatattttgttcaaCAAACGCAAATCTCGCAAATTCAAGGATGACATACACATGGCTGATTCCAAACTTTTATGTGTCACTTTAAACCAAATTCTTAGGCATTACCATTGATTCTAACTTAAAATGGAAACTATGGAACGCCGGGAGTGCCACTTTCGGCGACCTTTTAATGCGGCGACTGCTATTTCTTTCGGCGACCTAAACATTTCGGCGACTTTGGTACTTAGCGGCGACTTTTCCATGCAGCGACTTGGCGAATTTACCATTCACCTGCAACTTTTTTATGCGGCGACTCGGCGACTTTACCATTCAGCTGCAACTTTTCATGCGGTGACTCGGCGACTTTACCATTCAGCTGCAACCTTTTCATGCGGTGACTCGGCGACTTTAACATTTggttacaatttgttttatgtgGCAACTTTGTTTCGGTTGAATAACTTTGTCGGCGACTACTTTATTGGCGACTTAAGGATTAGGCAGCTTTTTTGTATGCCGACTAATTGTGCAACGATAACAGCTTAACCTTGGAAGGTCACGGGACATTATGTAACGTCTGGAATGAAAAGGTTAAACAACTTATCAGTATCAAATTACCTTGTTGCATGCAGCGCATGCCAGAGTGTTGATTCATTTAGTATTTTGTTAcgaattttattattattcatgtgTACATCTTTATGAAAGCACCTTCAAAATGAAAACGTTGCGTGAAATTCTTGATGAAATCAATTTAGGACATCTTCATGTCAATTTTGAAAGAGAAAATGTAaggatttttttgtcttttatttaGTAGTAAAATAAGCTGGCCTCTCTCTAGCCGTCCGCCTATATCtctaactaggctaggccctagtccTAGCTAGATAGAGTAGGCCTCTAGGCGTAAGCCTAGTAGGCccctatattattattctatcTTTTTTAGgaccaggctaggcctacagtagtcaTCTGACTCTCATATTATACTGGAAGGATGGTGTAGGCCCGGCTAGACTCGCATTGTCACAATAATTGagaaattttaataataaatataattattttatttggatgttttcttttttattaaacaatgccctactactaggcctactactacttgctgcctatagcctaggcctagcaccTGTTGAATATAGGTCTAGCCTGGCCATATTAAAGAGGAGGATCGGCTGCAGTAAAACATCTTGCCTTTAAATTTTCCTTTaactatatacatttatatttacacAGTTTGAGTATCTTCAATAGGAATTATGTATAGTTCGATTTTTATCCTACATTAATTTTTCATAACAACTGCTCCATTTTGTGGGTTTGTTGTTAAAAGTAAGAAATAAGTCCTTTGTCtgccttttttaaaaaactttattacatttctatgatgtttatatattttataattatgttttcgATAGAAAATTTTGATTTgatatttcaaatattgtttgAATTTGGGTAAGataaacatttcttttaaaataaatctgtTAGATTGATGCTGCAAACATTGGTTCACTAACCAACTCTGAACTTGACATGCTGGGTGTAGTGTCGATAGGAGATAAGCACAGACTACGTAACAAATTCAGATTAAATGGTATGTTTTCactgttttaattaattgttagcATAGATAGTAATAATGTTAGGCGAGTAGTCAGGTGTTAATGATACCCATTCGCATCCAATCTTAGCCTAATATAACACTATAATCACTTccacaaatttattttatagaaactataaaaaaaagtctcccacttgattttattttgttacacctgaaaaataaattgtatgcaATATATATCAAATTGTCTAATGGAAATTAGACAGGTCTCTACAGCTTTAAATCCATTGAGACCAACCATACTGTATGTCACACTCAAAATTGTCTTTGGACAACCTAATGCACAGATGTGGGTATTGGAATTAACATTAGACCTAgcatgtatgtttattttactttgatagtaaatattcatatttttcctAGGCACACTGTTATCTGCAATAATAGGCAATAGAGAAACGAAAAACCAAGGTAAAAAAAGAAAAGCGCAAGGTTATGGTGGCACCTCATGGACCAAAAAGGTAGTCTGTTTGGCAGATCCTGAAATGGAACATGCCCCAACCATGGCCGAAAAGCAGGCATTGGCAGATGCTGATCTTGGGGAAAAGGTGATGTCAATAAAGCATTCTAACATGTCACCATCCAAGCTGAAGGAAGTAATGATGGAGTTGTTTCCAAACTTACCGAAGGCGGTTGCTATGAGTTCCTGTCGTGTTCTGGGAACAATAGGATTTTGGTCCCAATAAGTGGTGCGTACACAccaaaaaacataaaagaaagAACAGGGTCTGGACGGATTTACATCCGACCCATTCAAAACCAGCTCAATCTGGATTCAGGAAAAGTAAGTACACTAAAAACTACCATACATCCCAgtggcagatccaggattttaaTTTGTGGagagtggggggggggggggggggatttatttcattgttttcggacataatttgaatatataaagtaggcctacctctattatatatatataacctATATCTGTATAttgtggttatccttggcaatttgcctaaaatgagaattaaaaaaaataataaaataaaatagccaTTCAGCCattcaataattttatttaataaatggtTTTGACATagtttttcaaaattttttttttcttctagaATTCAATTTCTGTAGAAAGTGGCTTATCGGAGCATTGTTTAAAGTTTCATGAACTGTTTTCTGTACACTTACTAAAGGAACATGTGAAAACTTGTTCTTTGGAAAGGTAACTTAAATTATTTGGCCTTTTTTCATTTGACTATTTCTTATTACACTTATTTATTAGGATTATCAATTACCTATCTTGCAATACACAACTAATACCGAGAAGAGGGAAGAGTGAACCTGGTATTACTATGGAGAATAACTGATTTCTATATGGCAAATACTAATATGTACTATATATTGATAATGTACTGTATGggtatttcaaaattattagaTCTGATGGGCAAGAGTCTTTCACCATAGGAGGACCTTCAAAATCAGCGTCAACATC
Encoded here:
- the LOC140047569 gene encoding uncharacterized protein, giving the protein MAKVRAKYWIIRFRRIVSSVRNKCMGCRRLEGKVQEQIMGSLKPSPPWTYVGCDLFGPFRVILNCLVTRALHLDLAVDYSEGAVQKIFRRFSAIRGYPAEVFMDCGSQLAAMHETLKKLSLEYNVKWTYSTPDAPWQNGVTESLIKGIKNQGRTREALSPLLRHNPVIRSGIKGHHC